From a single Sediminibacterium sp. KACHI17 genomic region:
- a CDS encoding SLBB domain-containing protein, which yields MKRIIYIALVSLLCFQATGVMAQRKIESVGQLSDQQLIQLWQQTQKQGMSESDAMKELVKRGMSVSDVAEFKRRLVRLQASDRKMFGKDNLITDTAYFLRDSTWKYELPDIRIPSPYYGFDFFNNPQASFIPNVNMATPANYVLGPGDEIIVNITGLNEVSHRERVTREGNFELPHAGFVQVSGLTIEQATTRIRTKLKLPYPALASGQSQLLVTLGNVRSIRVTVIGEADRPGDYTISSLAGFFNVLYLSGGPGKNGSLRSIELIRNNKVIKTVDFYQFLQSGLMDTEIRLQDRDIIRYPLYNKRVVLSGAVRRPSVYELLEKETLADLLRFAGGWADMAFKGSLKVSQVGNQERLFRDVPETDFSYFIPRNADSVFVDKVRERFLNRVIIAGSVVRPGNYELVEGLSLLRLIQKANGLTEDAFVNRGYIKRQAPGTTEPLLVSFNVAELLAGKATDIPLFREDSVVIQSRNDLISQMSITVGGNVRNPGTIAFRKGMTLEDAILLAGGFTNDAATHKVEVSRLQKNNADTLANRLLTLFTVKVDSSLDTDKTAIQLEPLDYIFVPKLLNYQLPGSVKLRGEILYAGDYALERRDETVTEMLQRAGGISPYASMRDIQVFRNNLRVASDVFSAGERFVLLPNDSIYIPRSTSFVEVKGAVFNPQILSYGNGSLKSYIADAGGVTDNGNLKKAYVQYSNGISRKTKKFLFFRSYPKVLPGSKIVVPERSATERRGLSIIEISSLTGTLTALISLIAVLRN from the coding sequence ATGAAAAGAATTATATATATCGCACTCGTATCGTTGTTATGTTTTCAAGCGACGGGTGTTATGGCGCAGCGAAAGATCGAAAGCGTTGGACAATTGTCTGATCAGCAGTTGATACAGTTGTGGCAACAAACCCAAAAACAGGGTATGTCTGAGAGTGATGCCATGAAGGAACTCGTAAAACGAGGTATGAGTGTGTCTGATGTTGCTGAATTTAAGAGACGTTTGGTTCGTTTACAGGCAAGCGATCGGAAAATGTTTGGTAAGGATAATCTGATCACTGATACCGCTTATTTCCTTCGTGACAGTACCTGGAAATATGAATTACCCGATATCCGTATTCCTTCTCCTTATTATGGGTTTGATTTCTTTAATAATCCGCAAGCCAGTTTTATTCCGAATGTGAATATGGCCACACCCGCGAATTATGTATTGGGTCCGGGTGATGAGATCATTGTAAATATTACCGGGTTGAATGAAGTGAGTCATCGTGAGCGGGTAACACGTGAAGGTAATTTTGAATTGCCGCATGCCGGTTTTGTACAGGTGAGCGGATTAACCATTGAACAAGCTACCACCCGTATCCGTACCAAACTGAAATTACCGTATCCTGCATTGGCGAGTGGACAATCTCAATTGCTTGTGACGCTTGGTAATGTCAGAAGCATTCGTGTAACGGTGATCGGTGAAGCGGATCGTCCGGGTGATTATACGATCTCATCGCTGGCCGGTTTCTTCAATGTGTTGTACTTATCAGGTGGTCCGGGTAAGAATGGTTCACTTCGATCCATTGAATTGATCCGCAACAATAAAGTGATCAAGACAGTTGACTTTTACCAGTTTTTACAAAGCGGTTTGATGGATACAGAGATCCGTTTGCAAGACAGAGATATTATTCGTTATCCTTTGTATAACAAACGAGTGGTATTGAGTGGCGCAGTGCGTCGTCCATCGGTGTATGAATTATTGGAGAAAGAAACACTTGCAGACTTATTGCGTTTTGCGGGAGGATGGGCAGATATGGCATTCAAGGGTTCTTTGAAAGTGTCGCAAGTAGGTAATCAGGAACGCTTGTTCAGAGATGTTCCTGAGACAGACTTCAGCTATTTTATTCCACGTAATGCCGATTCTGTTTTTGTTGATAAAGTGAGAGAACGTTTTTTAAATCGTGTGATCATTGCAGGATCAGTGGTTCGTCCGGGTAACTATGAATTGGTAGAAGGACTTAGTTTGTTGCGTTTGATTCAAAAAGCAAATGGATTAACAGAAGACGCATTTGTAAATCGTGGTTATATCAAAAGACAAGCACCGGGTACGACTGAGCCCTTGTTGGTATCCTTCAATGTAGCAGAATTATTAGCAGGTAAAGCAACTGATATTCCATTGTTCAGAGAAGACTCTGTAGTGATACAATCGCGCAATGATCTCATCTCACAAATGAGTATCACAGTAGGAGGTAATGTGCGTAATCCGGGTACCATTGCTTTTCGTAAAGGCATGACCTTAGAAGATGCGATATTACTCGCAGGAGGTTTTACCAATGATGCAGCTACACATAAAGTAGAAGTATCCAGGTTGCAAAAGAACAATGCAGATACATTGGCCAATCGCTTACTGACTTTATTCACCGTGAAAGTAGATTCTTCTTTGGATACAGATAAGACCGCCATTCAATTGGAGCCACTGGATTATATTTTTGTTCCGAAGTTGTTGAATTATCAATTGCCCGGTAGTGTGAAGCTGAGAGGTGAAATTTTATATGCCGGTGATTATGCGTTGGAGAGAAGAGATGAAACGGTGACAGAAATGTTACAACGTGCGGGTGGCATTAGTCCATACGCTTCTATGCGCGATATTCAGGTGTTTAGAAATAACCTGCGTGTAGCATCAGATGTGTTTAGTGCAGGAGAACGTTTTGTGCTGTTACCGAACGATAGTATTTATATCCCACGTAGTACCAGTTTTGTAGAAGTGAAAGGAGCGGTATTCAATCCGCAGATACTGAGTTATGGAAACGGTAGTCTTAAATCTTATATTGCTGATGCAGGTGGTGTAACAGATAATGGAAATCTGAAGAAAGCCTATGTTCAATACAGCAATGGTATCAGTAGAAAGACCAAGAAGTTTTTATTTTTCCGTTCTTATCCCAAAGTATTACCCGGAAGTAAAATTGTAGTACCGGAAAGATCAGCAACTGAGCGAAGAGGATTGTCGATCATAGAGATCAGTTCATTAACGGGCACATTAACAGCGTTGATCAGTCTGATCGCGGTATTGCGGAATTAA
- a CDS encoding capsule assembly Wzi family protein yields MKQTIFFFLLLITLNSGKSQVVYEHHRNDIYEYLYRMANKGLVVFDDQIRPLSRVYLADCLDSLAKRSDQLTKLERDELAFYQRDLSDKAAIAATKTATPKAGMFVKDPWNRWRGLLITGKDFLMRVDPILSGGGIYGSGRALRTYGSGARLYGYAGKHWSWHFSFHDITEAGRGIDTIRENAATGIVGRISASKKSLNYSEFRGGIAYSWKNGSIAFGQDYLLWGYGQNGRAVLSDKAPTFPQLRLDYQPLPWLKFNYMHAWLNSNVIDSNRTYNTGVDPFGGRRDIYVPKYLATHSLQFTPIKGLDIHLGESVVYSDRLKAGYLIPIMFFKAYDKLSTNDNINAGANGQLFLQLSSRNHVKKTHLYATLFVDEILLGGVFDPVKSRNQLGYTVGVNTTDVGLSYLTLGAEYTRIRPFVYRNLTPAQNYTHNDYVLGDWIGNNADRMLLFARFTPIPRLRTMIRYEYIRKGGAGSMNQQYFQQPQPPFLFDLQYKSSIWYVEATYQWIPGVYLYTNYTHQNRTEAVSGLARLNSRFGFGFLVGL; encoded by the coding sequence ATGAAACAAACAATATTCTTCTTTCTATTGCTTATCACTTTGAATAGTGGTAAGAGTCAAGTGGTGTATGAACATCATCGGAATGATATTTATGAGTATCTGTATCGCATGGCCAATAAAGGGTTGGTAGTATTTGATGATCAGATCCGTCCGTTGAGTAGGGTGTATTTGGCTGATTGTTTGGATAGCTTAGCCAAGCGATCAGATCAGTTAACGAAACTGGAGCGCGATGAACTGGCTTTTTATCAGCGAGATCTGTCGGATAAAGCGGCCATCGCTGCTACGAAAACTGCAACACCCAAAGCGGGGATGTTTGTAAAAGATCCCTGGAACCGATGGAGAGGTTTGTTGATCACCGGTAAAGACTTTCTGATGCGCGTGGATCCGATACTCAGTGGTGGTGGTATCTATGGATCGGGCAGGGCTTTGCGCACTTATGGTTCCGGTGCGAGACTTTATGGTTATGCCGGTAAACATTGGTCCTGGCATTTTTCTTTTCATGATATCACTGAAGCCGGTAGAGGTATTGATACCATTCGAGAAAATGCTGCTACCGGTATTGTGGGAAGGATATCAGCCAGCAAAAAAAGTTTGAACTATAGTGAATTCCGTGGTGGTATTGCTTACTCCTGGAAAAATGGTTCTATTGCTTTTGGACAGGATTATTTGTTGTGGGGTTATGGACAAAATGGAAGAGCTGTTTTATCTGATAAAGCACCAACTTTCCCGCAACTGCGTTTAGACTATCAGCCATTGCCTTGGTTGAAATTCAACTATATGCATGCCTGGTTGAATTCCAATGTGATCGATTCAAATCGTACGTACAACACAGGTGTCGATCCTTTTGGTGGTAGAAGAGATATCTATGTTCCCAAATATTTAGCAACCCATAGTTTGCAGTTCACGCCAATAAAAGGATTGGATATTCATTTGGGTGAATCGGTGGTATACAGTGATCGTCTCAAAGCAGGTTATCTGATTCCGATCATGTTTTTCAAAGCATATGATAAACTAAGCACCAATGATAATATCAATGCCGGTGCCAATGGACAATTGTTCTTACAATTGAGTTCGCGTAATCATGTGAAGAAGACGCATCTGTATGCAACCTTGTTTGTGGATGAGATATTGTTAGGCGGTGTGTTCGATCCTGTTAAGAGCCGTAATCAATTGGGGTATACAGTAGGTGTGAATACTACAGATGTTGGATTATCTTATCTCACTTTAGGGGCAGAGTACACGCGTATTCGTCCATTTGTGTACCGCAATCTGACACCTGCTCAAAACTATACCCACAATGATTATGTACTTGGCGATTGGATCGGCAATAATGCAGACCGTATGTTATTGTTTGCACGTTTTACGCCTATCCCTCGATTGAGAACGATGATCCGTTATGAATATATCCGCAAAGGAGGAGCCGGTTCCATGAATCAGCAATATTTCCAACAACCACAGCCGCCTTTCCTTTTTGATCTTCAATACAAATCTTCCATCTGGTATGTCGAAGCCACGTATCAGTGGATACCCGGTGTGTACCTCTATACCAACTATACCCACCAAAACAGGACCGAGGCAGTGAGTGGTTTGGCGCGTTTGAATAGTAGGTTTGGTTTTGGGTTTTTGGTTGGGTTGTGA
- a CDS encoding undecaprenyl-phosphate glucose phosphotransferase encodes MRKSYSRYTLIRYIIDAPLVGISYILSHRVDGGFGLWGRETPPYLLLLLSLVVWYLSASVSKLYRDRRSNKYSEEIVFIAYTLILYSILFSSVLFFFQQKVSYNRSFLAINVGLLFCFLVLTKYVIRKYLHTAIYQGRLYDNLLIVGATPAAYEFYETINKYYYYGYKCIGFIDDQKKAMNGCMYYGRVQQLSDVLKQERVDEVIVALPNGHTDQIQDCIEVCDFHQVKVRILPDIHQYSSSAVQVNNIGQLSVISIRELPLDKWENKLLKQVFDFLFALSFFLLIGWWLLPLIAVAIKLSSRGPVFFKQERWGLNNQQITCYKFRTMVEESTDTDAHGNYLQARKDDPRITRIGAFLRKSNLDELPQFWNVLIGNMSVVGPRPHPTPLNIEAMHTVDNYMQRHLVKPGITGWAQVNGCRGETREPGSMQRRVNFDLYYIHRWTFWLDCQIILQTVINIFRGDQNAY; translated from the coding sequence ATGCGAAAATCGTATAGTCGGTATACTTTAATACGTTATATCATCGATGCCCCACTGGTGGGGATCAGTTATATATTGTCGCACCGCGTGGATGGTGGGTTTGGTTTATGGGGACGTGAGACCCCTCCTTATCTACTCTTGTTATTGTCACTCGTTGTCTGGTATTTATCTGCATCTGTTTCTAAGCTGTATCGCGACAGACGATCCAACAAGTATTCGGAAGAGATCGTTTTTATTGCGTATACCCTGATCCTTTACTCCATTCTATTCAGCTCTGTTTTATTCTTCTTCCAGCAAAAAGTTTCTTATAACAGGTCTTTTCTGGCGATCAATGTGGGGTTGTTGTTTTGTTTTCTGGTTCTTACTAAATACGTGATCCGTAAATACCTGCATACTGCCATTTATCAGGGGCGTTTGTATGATAATTTACTGATTGTGGGTGCTACACCTGCTGCGTATGAGTTTTATGAGACCATCAACAAATATTACTATTACGGTTATAAGTGTATTGGTTTTATTGATGACCAGAAAAAAGCCATGAATGGGTGTATGTATTATGGCCGGGTACAACAACTTTCTGATGTGTTGAAGCAAGAAAGAGTGGATGAAGTGATCGTTGCATTACCCAATGGTCATACCGATCAGATCCAGGATTGTATTGAAGTCTGTGATTTTCATCAAGTAAAAGTGCGTATCCTTCCGGATATCCATCAGTATAGTTCTTCTGCGGTTCAGGTGAATAATATTGGTCAGCTTTCCGTGATCAGTATCCGTGAATTGCCATTGGATAAATGGGAGAATAAATTATTGAAACAGGTATTTGATTTTTTATTTGCGCTGAGTTTTTTCCTCTTGATCGGTTGGTGGTTATTGCCTTTAATAGCAGTGGCGATCAAACTGAGTTCAAGAGGTCCTGTTTTCTTTAAACAGGAGCGTTGGGGTTTGAATAACCAACAGATCACTTGTTATAAATTCCGTACCATGGTGGAAGAAAGTACAGATACGGATGCGCATGGCAACTATTTGCAGGCACGCAAAGATGACCCACGTATCACACGTATTGGTGCTTTTCTGCGTAAATCGAATCTGGATGAATTGCCTCAGTTCTGGAATGTGTTGATCGGAAACATGTCAGTAGTAGGTCCACGCCCGCATCCGACTCCCTTGAATATTGAAGCGATGCATACGGTAGATAATTATATGCAGCGTCACCTTGTAAAACCGGGTATCACCGGATGGGCGCAGGTAAATGGATGCAGGGGTGAGACCCGTGAACCGGGTTCTATGCAAAGAAGAGTCAATTTTGATCTGTACTATATTCATCGCTGGACTTTCTGGTTAGATTGCCAGATCATTTTACAAACCGTCATCAATATTTTCAGAGGGGATCAGAATGCTTATTAG
- a CDS encoding capsule assembly Wzi family protein: MMKRLVYTFLSCWVLAGAMAQVVHSDRLKELLRVGQLAGGNGVALPSMMVNANQIPVAALDSLMAIQKPLRWKTKVLDGGFVPLQWTFQYHEQQPYEWNGGALLPSRGYQVLGTFGVHAKVGKRIHLQIAPEFTTAENLDYEGFSQQMGNRAWADRYRFWNTADIPQQYASGHQTSWLPGQSFIEYRTQHFAFGISSQNLWWGPGFRNALVMSSNAPGFVHWSVKTHQPIRTRIGNFEGQMVGGRLEASGILPPRINSVYNGAFVYQPKPDQDRYMTGMVLSWNPKWTPGLYVGLAKASYLYQRDLSNPLDVLPLQGFFGNKLTGTEKSGKKASLGSMFVRYVMPREKAELYVEFGRKDRALLPWNVVQAEPYRRAYVAGINKLFTVGKDAHLQFQAEFTQMQAPTAELIRSPDSWYTHPYVRHGYTHKGRPLGAGIGPGSNSQTLALNWVKGLKRIGFQFERVRYNSDFYYLAFEYIGDFRRHWVDLAGTIKFDWPIGPVLISAQTGLIRSYNYQWWIIQYNPNDYLIPGNEVLNFSGRMGVVWRF; the protein is encoded by the coding sequence ATGATGAAAAGACTTGTTTATACTTTTTTGAGTTGTTGGGTGCTTGCTGGTGCTATGGCGCAAGTAGTGCATAGTGATAGGCTCAAAGAGCTGTTAAGGGTGGGGCAATTGGCTGGGGGGAATGGGGTGGCATTGCCTTCTATGATGGTGAATGCGAATCAAATTCCTGTTGCGGCATTGGATTCTTTAATGGCTATTCAAAAGCCACTACGTTGGAAAACAAAGGTTTTGGATGGAGGGTTTGTGCCTTTGCAATGGACCTTTCAATACCATGAACAACAACCCTACGAGTGGAATGGTGGTGCTTTATTGCCTTCGCGTGGGTATCAGGTATTAGGAACATTTGGCGTGCATGCGAAAGTGGGTAAACGCATTCATCTTCAAATAGCGCCTGAATTTACCACAGCTGAAAACCTGGACTATGAAGGTTTCTCCCAACAAATGGGTAATAGGGCCTGGGCCGATCGTTATCGGTTCTGGAATACAGCCGATATTCCGCAGCAATACGCAAGCGGACATCAGACCAGCTGGTTGCCCGGTCAATCTTTTATTGAATACCGTACCCAACATTTTGCTTTTGGTATCTCGAGTCAAAATCTTTGGTGGGGGCCGGGGTTTCGCAATGCGTTGGTGATGAGCAGCAATGCTCCGGGATTTGTTCACTGGTCTGTGAAAACACATCAACCCATCCGTACCCGCATTGGGAATTTTGAAGGGCAGATGGTGGGTGGTCGTTTGGAAGCTTCGGGTATTTTACCACCCAGGATCAATTCTGTTTACAACGGTGCTTTTGTATACCAGCCCAAACCGGATCAGGATCGTTATATGACCGGGATGGTATTGAGCTGGAATCCGAAATGGACTCCAGGCTTGTATGTGGGTTTGGCGAAAGCTTCTTATCTGTATCAGCGTGATCTGTCTAATCCATTGGATGTACTGCCCTTGCAGGGCTTTTTTGGCAATAAACTGACGGGTACTGAAAAGAGTGGTAAAAAAGCTTCCTTGGGGTCAATGTTTGTTCGCTATGTAATGCCCAGAGAAAAGGCGGAGCTCTATGTAGAATTTGGTCGAAAAGACAGGGCCCTGCTGCCTTGGAATGTGGTTCAGGCGGAACCGTATCGTCGTGCCTATGTCGCCGGCATCAACAAGTTATTTACAGTTGGAAAGGATGCGCATCTTCAGTTTCAGGCGGAGTTTACGCAAATGCAGGCTCCGACTGCCGAGCTGATCCGCTCTCCGGATAGTTGGTATACGCATCCATATGTACGTCATGGATACACGCACAAGGGCAGGCCTTTGGGTGCGGGGATTGGTCCGGGTAGTAATAGCCAGACCTTAGCTTTGAACTGGGTGAAAGGTTTGAAACGTATCGGTTTCCAATTTGAGCGCGTTCGGTATAACAGTGATTTTTATTATCTGGCTTTTGAATATATCGGAGATTTCCGAAGACATTGGGTGGATCTTGCCGGAACCATCAAATTCGATTGGCCCATTGGTCCGGTCTTGATCTCCGCTCAAACAGGATTGATCCGCTCTTACAATTATCAATGGTGGATCATTCAATACAATCCCAATGACTACCTGATCCCTGGGAATGAAGTGTTGAATTTTTCAGGGAGAATGGGGGTGGTGTGGAGGTTTTAG
- a CDS encoding capsule assembly Wzi family protein: MHKFIFSLLVFFLVRSSMAQTFDVAIMQDEQLRREQLMGRGNARKSFAIRSMALQGDTVLQQGTLQKPVVRVLPLAMTTVFTSSHPFSVNDGSLIAAKGLQTRLSGGLQMKAGFLEAQLAPELVWAANANYAATSSFGYNSGKSFQRIYPGQSTLQLTAAGFRAGVSTANQWWGPGVRNSLLMTYQAPGFAHFFVGSKRPQNIGIGHLEWQVTGGWLRTDGNRSMENRHLKVADLEFGERKRFLSGLTVSYQPKWIPGLYLGLNRVIQTFANDSAVKAQGNFERFFPVLALAAQKKNVANEDLLDRDQVASFFLRWIFPKNHFEFYLEYGYNDYKLNTRDYLLGTSHSAAHIAGVKKLIRQSGENRWIDLNFEITKMSQTPDYMVRNAGNWYEHGSIKEGYTHDNQIMGSIYGFGADAVYASMTLVRDQKRLGFFIEQIKRDPVNRTYQWTDLGIGFAPQWTKDRWLFNGKAEIIHSSGYGWEPGKNRINVLVGVSWGYRL, from the coding sequence ATGCATAAATTCATTTTCTCCCTTCTCGTTTTCTTCCTTGTTCGCTCTTCTATGGCGCAGACATTTGATGTTGCGATCATGCAGGATGAACAGTTGCGTCGTGAGCAGTTGATGGGTAGGGGCAATGCAAGGAAAAGTTTTGCGATTCGGTCGATGGCTTTGCAGGGGGATACTGTATTACAACAGGGTACTTTGCAAAAACCTGTGGTTCGGGTGTTGCCTTTGGCGATGACGACGGTGTTTACGAGTAGTCATCCTTTTAGTGTGAATGATGGATCCCTGATCGCTGCCAAAGGGTTACAGACGCGATTGAGTGGTGGATTACAAATGAAAGCAGGATTCTTGGAGGCGCAGTTGGCGCCGGAGTTGGTTTGGGCAGCGAATGCGAATTATGCTGCTACTTCTTCTTTTGGATATAATAGCGGAAAATCTTTTCAAAGAATTTATCCTGGTCAATCGACCTTACAATTAACCGCTGCGGGTTTTCGTGCAGGTGTGTCTACTGCCAATCAGTGGTGGGGACCGGGGGTGCGGAATAGTTTGTTGATGACTTATCAAGCGCCAGGCTTTGCACATTTTTTTGTAGGGAGTAAAAGACCTCAAAATATTGGGATCGGTCACCTGGAATGGCAGGTAACGGGTGGGTGGTTGCGGACCGATGGGAATCGTTCCATGGAGAATCGGCATCTCAAGGTTGCAGACCTTGAATTTGGCGAACGAAAACGTTTTTTGAGTGGATTAACGGTTAGCTATCAACCCAAGTGGATACCGGGTTTGTACCTGGGATTGAACCGCGTGATCCAAACTTTTGCAAACGATTCTGCGGTGAAAGCGCAAGGTAATTTTGAGCGCTTCTTTCCTGTACTAGCTTTGGCAGCACAAAAAAAGAATGTGGCCAATGAAGACCTCTTGGATCGTGATCAGGTGGCTTCTTTTTTTCTGCGCTGGATCTTTCCTAAAAATCATTTCGAGTTTTACCTGGAATACGGGTACAATGACTATAAACTCAACACGCGAGATTATTTACTGGGTACCAGTCATTCAGCAGCCCATATTGCCGGCGTGAAGAAATTGATCCGTCAAAGTGGGGAGAACCGTTGGATCGATCTGAATTTTGAGATCACCAAGATGAGTCAAACCCCGGACTATATGGTTCGTAATGCGGGTAATTGGTATGAACATGGTTCTATAAAAGAAGGCTATACACATGATAACCAGATCATGGGTTCTATCTATGGTTTTGGGGCAGATGCTGTGTATGCGAGTATGACACTCGTGCGTGATCAAAAAAGACTGGGCTTTTTTATCGAACAGATCAAAAGAGATCCTGTCAACCGCACGTATCAATGGACCGATCTGGGTATTGGTTTCGCCCCGCAATGGACCAAAGACAGATGGCTTTTCAACGGCAAAGCTGAGATCATTCATTCTTCAGGATATGGATGGGAGCCGGGGAAGAATAGGATCAATGTGTTGGTGGGGGTGAGTTGGGGGTATAGGTTGTAG
- a CDS encoding nucleoside-diphosphate sugar epimerase/dehydratase, which yields MFQKINIVPRWIIFLIDSAICAFAMVFAHLVRYNLSVEALDWQALSGNVLILLLINSIVFINFRTYAGIIRYTGIQDALRICYAILMTTSVLFFIGLVSANTGGGALAFPNVTLIIYGLFSFLFLISYRVIVKYVFAYLRNYKMDRKTVIIYGAGEAGFATKRVLEHDATSNVTVIAFVDDDMRKVGKVVDGIKIHHTLDLQTLTLGQKIDEIILAAFTITPAKKNELVDFCLDHDIKVLNVPPLDKWINGEFSARQLQTIKIENLLEREPIRINNEEIGNQVKGKRVLVTGAAGSIGSEIVRQLLRFQPHTIILCDQAETPLHHLELELQEMNASTACIPYLGDVTNEERMQEMFAMYEPHYVYHAAAYKHVPMMELCPSEAILTNVMGTKIIADLSVKHHVLRFVMVSTDKAVNPTNVMGASKRLAECYVQSLYHSAANSGDKEKFTKFITTRFGNVLGSNGSVIIRFKEQIEKGGPVTVTHPNITRFFMTIPEACQLVLEAGSMGSGGEIFVFDMGKPVPIVDLAKKMIRLYGYVPGIDIEIKYSGLRPGEKLYEELLMDSENTLPTYHEKIMIAKVRNIQFDTLHQDFNTLIQLAKQRKGTMEMVAKMKQLVPEFISNNSVFEQLDNSNNAEVIAMKIS from the coding sequence ATGTTTCAGAAAATCAATATAGTTCCTCGATGGATTATATTCCTGATTGACTCTGCCATCTGCGCTTTTGCAATGGTATTTGCCCATTTGGTTAGATATAATCTATCTGTAGAAGCATTAGATTGGCAGGCATTGAGTGGCAATGTATTGATACTTTTATTAATCAACTCAATTGTATTTATCAATTTTAGGACTTATGCCGGTATTATTCGTTACACGGGTATACAAGATGCACTTAGGATTTGTTATGCGATTCTGATGACCACTTCTGTTTTATTTTTTATAGGGCTGGTTTCTGCTAATACCGGAGGTGGAGCGTTGGCATTTCCCAATGTTACGTTGATCATTTATGGTTTATTTAGCTTTTTATTCCTAATCTCCTACCGAGTTATTGTAAAATATGTGTTTGCCTATCTACGCAACTACAAAATGGATCGTAAGACGGTCATTATTTATGGAGCGGGTGAGGCAGGTTTCGCAACAAAAAGAGTGTTAGAACATGATGCGACTTCGAATGTAACCGTCATTGCTTTTGTGGATGATGATATGCGTAAGGTGGGTAAGGTAGTGGATGGGATTAAAATACATCACACATTAGATCTACAGACACTCACATTGGGTCAAAAGATTGATGAAATTATTCTTGCGGCTTTCACCATTACTCCGGCGAAAAAAAATGAATTAGTAGATTTCTGTCTGGATCATGATATCAAGGTATTGAATGTACCTCCTTTGGATAAGTGGATCAATGGTGAATTCTCTGCCCGTCAGTTGCAAACCATTAAGATTGAAAATCTTTTAGAAAGAGAGCCGATTCGTATCAATAATGAAGAGATCGGCAATCAGGTAAAAGGTAAGCGCGTATTGGTAACAGGTGCTGCGGGTTCAATCGGTAGTGAGATCGTTCGTCAATTATTACGTTTTCAGCCACATACCATTATTCTCTGTGATCAGGCTGAAACGCCCTTGCATCATTTGGAATTGGAATTACAGGAGATGAATGCTAGTACAGCCTGTATTCCTTATTTGGGCGATGTTACCAATGAGGAGCGGATGCAGGAAATGTTTGCGATGTATGAGCCGCATTATGTATACCATGCAGCTGCTTATAAACATGTGCCGATGATGGAACTTTGTCCGTCAGAAGCTATTTTGACGAATGTTATGGGTACCAAGATCATTGCGGATCTTTCTGTTAAGCACCATGTACTTCGTTTTGTGATGGTATCTACTGATAAAGCGGTAAACCCAACGAACGTAATGGGCGCTTCTAAGCGTTTGGCAGAGTGTTATGTACAATCCTTGTATCATTCTGCAGCGAACTCAGGGGATAAAGAGAAGTTCACCAAGTTCATTACCACTCGTTTTGGAAATGTTCTAGGCTCTAATGGGTCTGTGATCATTCGCTTTAAAGAACAAATTGAAAAAGGTGGACCGGTGACGGTTACCCATCCGAATATCACCCGTTTCTTTATGACCATACCGGAAGCTTGTCAGCTGGTGCTTGAAGCGGGTAGTATGGGGAGCGGAGGTGAGATCTTTGTATTCGATATGGGTAAGCCTGTACCGATTGTTGACCTTGCTAAGAAAATGATTCGTTTGTATGGGTATGTACCGGGTATTGATATTGAGATCAAATATAGTGGGTTGCGTCCCGGTGAGAAACTCTATGAAGAGTTATTAATGGATTCTGAAAATACACTGCCTACCTATCATGAGAAGATCATGATCGCTAAAGTGCGGAATATTCAATTTGATACCCTTCATCAGGACTTCAATACCTTGATTCAATTGGCGAAACAAAGAAAAGGAACCATGGAAATGGTGGCTAAAATGAAGCAGTTGGTTCCTGAATTTATTAGTAATAATTCTGTGTTTGAGCAATTGGATAATAGCAATAATGCTGAAGTTATTGCGATGAAGATTAGCTAA